A region of Panicum virgatum strain AP13 chromosome 8N, P.virgatum_v5, whole genome shotgun sequence DNA encodes the following proteins:
- the LOC120685398 gene encoding disease resistance protein RGA5-like isoform X2 has protein sequence MEVAMGLLSRLILKVGDLLVGEYKLQTGVKGEIMFLQSELESMQAALEEIASAPPDQLDKQDKIWSSEVRELCYDIEDSIDTFVVRCTGGAPAGPDGMRGFIGRSLDLLTRLRIRRQVATDIRDIKRRVIEAGKRHESYRIDVAKPAAVDPRLLAHYKKATELVGIDEARDEVISILMEGDDQVSNQHGKIVSIVGFGGLGKTTLANAVYEKLKEKFDCWAFVSVSQTPDMRKFFKGLLYELGKNVNDETLDERQLIDQVRKFLQMKRYCIVIDDIWNVSIWHMIRCALPDDICAYIIITTTRIFKVAEQVGGAYKMRPLCLDSSRKLLYRRIFGNDEKYKCPDEHLAEVSDMILKKCAGVPLVLITIASLLANRGRNKMEWYEVCNSIGTGLEYGLDIENMRKILAYSYYDLPSHLRTCLLYLSVFPEDYAVTKFRLIWMWIAEGFVQHEVQGKGLYEIGECYFNELINKSLIQPVYDRYDAVIEACRVHDMVLDLIRSISSEENFVTMFNNEHSTSQAKKVRRLLLQSNMVDHDIPWASTSMQQVRSIVAFSLTYNLMLALGSFRVLRVLDLGNCYLPQDCDLKHLGNLFHLRYLGLGKTSCAQLPDDVGNLRYLQTLDLVGTHFGSLPSTVVQLRNLKCLCIDQHTIVPNGIGRLTSLEDLSTLYICDSSNITEELCHLTELRVLEITLFPGRNDTLGNSLVMSLCKLKKMQSLTIWVSGGECNFDAWVAPRHLRSLLLQCCWFSRLPDWMAPSLLDLTIIQISVRELHQDDLEILGRLPALRHLYLMLDHENLKISRRFVIGTSSFPCLVGCRLLGFLGAVMFQRGAMMMLTNLALTFHAREVREITSSDGRFNLGLENLMSLQDVLVYFRSRGASEMEVEEAKAALSHAFEVHPNQLNYDIWG, from the exons ATGGAGGTCGCGATGGGGTTGCTGTCGAGGCTCATCCTCAAGGTTGGGGATCTGCTCGTCGGCGAGTACAAGCTGCAAACGGGGGTGAAGGGGGAGATCATGTTCCTCCAATCTGAGCTCGAGAGCATGCAGGCAGCCCTCGAGGAGATAGCCAGTGCTCCTCCGGACCAGCTCGACAAGCAGGACAAGATCTGGTCCAGCGAGGTGCGGGAGCTCTGCTACGACATCGAGGACAGCATCGACACCTTCGTGGTGCGTTGcacgggcggcgcgccggcagGGCCGGACGGCATGAGGGGGTTCATCGGTAGGAGCCTGGATCTGCTGACGAGGCTCCGGATCCGCCGTCAGGTTGCTACCGACATCAGAGACATCAAGAGGCGTGTCATAGAGGCCGGCAAGCGGCACGAGAGCTACAGGATCGATGTGGCTAAGCCTGCTGCTGTCGATCCTCGTTTGTTGGCTCATTACAAGAAGGCGACAGAGCTTGTTGGGATTGATGAGGCTAGAGATGAGGTGATCAGCATTCTGATGGAAGGGGATGATCAGGTGTCCAACCAGCACGGCAAGATAGTTTCCATTGTTGGATTTGGAGGGTTGGGAAAGACGACTCTTGCTAATGCAGTGTATGAAAAGCTGAAGGAAAAATTCGATTGTTGGGCTTTTGTTTCGGTGTCTCAAACTCCAGACATGAGGAAATTTTTCAAGGGATTGCTCTATGAACTTGGAAAGAATGTCAATGATGAAACATTGGATGAGAGGCAGCTCATCGATCAAGTCAGGAAATTTCTTCAGATGAAAAG GTATTGCATTGTTATTGATGACATATGGAATGTCTCAATTTGGCATATGATTAGATGTGCTTTGCCCGATGATATTTGTGCATATATAATTATCACAACTACCCGTATTTTCAAGGTAGCTGAACAAGTTGGTGGTGCATACAAGATGAGACCCCTCTGTCTTGACAGTTCCAGAAAATTATTGTACAGAAGAATATTTGGCAATGATGAAAAATACAAATGTCCTGATGAGCACCTAGCAGAAGTATCTGATATGATTTTAAAGAAATGTGCTGGTGTACCATTAGTTCTAATTACAATAGCTAGTTTGTTGGCTAATAGAGGAAGAAATAAAATGGAGTGGTATGAGGTGTGCAACTCTATTGGTACTGGACTGGAGTATGGTCTAGATATAGAGAATATGAGAAAGATTTTAGCGTACAGCTATTATGATCTGCCATCCCATCTACGGACTTGCTTACTATATTTAAGTGTGTTTCCAGAAGattatgcagttacaaaatttCGACTGATATGGATGTGGATAGCTGAAGGTTTTGTACAACATGAAGTTCAAGGGAAAGGCCTATATGAAATTGGAGAGTGTTATTTCAATGAGCTCATAAACAAAAGTTTGATCCAACCCGTGTATGACAGGTATGATGCCGTAATAGAGGCATGTCGTGTACATGATATGGTTCTTGATCTTATCCGTTCCATTTCAAGTGAAGAAAATTTTGTTACCATGTTCAACAATGAGCACAGCACATCTCAGGCGAAAAAGGTACGTAGGTTATTGCTTCAGAGCAACATGGTAGATCATGATATTCCTTGGGCTAGTACGAGCATGCAGCAAGTGAGGTCAATTGTTGCCTTTTCACTAACTTATAATCTAATGCTCGCCCTTGGGAGCTTCAGAGTTTTGCGTGTACTGGATTTGGGCAATTGTTATCTTCCACAAGATTGTGATCTTAAGCATCTTGGAAATTTATTTCACTTGAGGTACTTGGGATTAGGAAAGACATCTTGTGCTCAGCTCCCTGATGATGTTGGAAACCTGCGATATCTACAAACATTGGATTTAGTGGGAACTCATTTTGGTAGTTTGCCATCAACTGTTGTTCAGCTAAGAAATTTGAAGTGCCTATGTATTGACCAGCATACTATAGTGCCAAATGGGATTGGAAGACTAACGTCCCTTGAAGACCTCTCAACCTTATACATCTGTGACTCCTCGAATATTACAGAAGAGCTATGCCATCTAACGGAACTCAGGGTGCTAGAAATTACCTTGTTCCCTGGAAGGAACGACACCTTGGGGAACTCTCTGGTGATGTCATTATGCAAGTTGAAAAAAATGCAGAGTCTAACTATCTGGGTCTCTGGTGGTGAATGCAACTTCGATGCATGGGTCGCCCCTCGACATCTCCGTAGCCTACTACTACAATGCTGCTGGTTCTCAAGGCTGCCAGATTGGATGGCTCCATCACTGCTGGACCTCACCATCATACAGATCTCTGTGAGGGAGCTGCATCAGGATGATCTCGAAATTCTCGGGAGGTTGCCAGCTCTCCGTCATCTGTATCTGATGTTGGACCATGAGAATCTCAAAATCTCTCGGAGATTTGTCATTGGTACTTCTTCATTCCCATGCCTCGTAGGATGCAGGTTGTTGGGATTTTTAGGAGCCGTGATGTTCCAGCGAGGTGCTATGATGATGCTTACAAACCTTGCCTTAACGTTCCATGCACGGGAAGTGAGAGAAATTACGAGCAGCGACGGTAGATTCAACTTGGGCTTGGAGAACCTGATGTCACTCCAGGATGTCCTCGTTTACTTCCGATCCAGAGGAGCCAGCGAGATGGAAGTGGAGGAGGCAAAGGCTGCACTAAGTCATGCATTTGAGGTTCATCCCAATCAACTCAACTATGACATATGGGGTTGA
- the LOC120685398 gene encoding disease resistance protein RGA5-like isoform X1 has protein sequence MIFFFFERERAAPRHCSPSRRDGFMEVAMGLLSRLILKVGDLLVGEYKLQTGVKGEIMFLQSELESMQAALEEIASAPPDQLDKQDKIWSSEVRELCYDIEDSIDTFVVRCTGGAPAGPDGMRGFIGRSLDLLTRLRIRRQVATDIRDIKRRVIEAGKRHESYRIDVAKPAAVDPRLLAHYKKATELVGIDEARDEVISILMEGDDQVSNQHGKIVSIVGFGGLGKTTLANAVYEKLKEKFDCWAFVSVSQTPDMRKFFKGLLYELGKNVNDETLDERQLIDQVRKFLQMKRYCIVIDDIWNVSIWHMIRCALPDDICAYIIITTTRIFKVAEQVGGAYKMRPLCLDSSRKLLYRRIFGNDEKYKCPDEHLAEVSDMILKKCAGVPLVLITIASLLANRGRNKMEWYEVCNSIGTGLEYGLDIENMRKILAYSYYDLPSHLRTCLLYLSVFPEDYAVTKFRLIWMWIAEGFVQHEVQGKGLYEIGECYFNELINKSLIQPVYDRYDAVIEACRVHDMVLDLIRSISSEENFVTMFNNEHSTSQAKKVRRLLLQSNMVDHDIPWASTSMQQVRSIVAFSLTYNLMLALGSFRVLRVLDLGNCYLPQDCDLKHLGNLFHLRYLGLGKTSCAQLPDDVGNLRYLQTLDLVGTHFGSLPSTVVQLRNLKCLCIDQHTIVPNGIGRLTSLEDLSTLYICDSSNITEELCHLTELRVLEITLFPGRNDTLGNSLVMSLCKLKKMQSLTIWVSGGECNFDAWVAPRHLRSLLLQCCWFSRLPDWMAPSLLDLTIIQISVRELHQDDLEILGRLPALRHLYLMLDHENLKISRRFVIGTSSFPCLVGCRLLGFLGAVMFQRGAMMMLTNLALTFHAREVREITSSDGRFNLGLENLMSLQDVLVYFRSRGASEMEVEEAKAALSHAFEVHPNQLNYDIWG, from the exons atgattttttttttttttgagagagagagagcagcacCTCGCCATTGCTCGCCCTCTCGCAGGGACGGATTCATGGAGGTCGCGATGGGGTTGCTGTCGAGGCTCATCCTCAAGGTTGGGGATCTGCTCGTCGGCGAGTACAAGCTGCAAACGGGGGTGAAGGGGGAGATCATGTTCCTCCAATCTGAGCTCGAGAGCATGCAGGCAGCCCTCGAGGAGATAGCCAGTGCTCCTCCGGACCAGCTCGACAAGCAGGACAAGATCTGGTCCAGCGAGGTGCGGGAGCTCTGCTACGACATCGAGGACAGCATCGACACCTTCGTGGTGCGTTGcacgggcggcgcgccggcagGGCCGGACGGCATGAGGGGGTTCATCGGTAGGAGCCTGGATCTGCTGACGAGGCTCCGGATCCGCCGTCAGGTTGCTACCGACATCAGAGACATCAAGAGGCGTGTCATAGAGGCCGGCAAGCGGCACGAGAGCTACAGGATCGATGTGGCTAAGCCTGCTGCTGTCGATCCTCGTTTGTTGGCTCATTACAAGAAGGCGACAGAGCTTGTTGGGATTGATGAGGCTAGAGATGAGGTGATCAGCATTCTGATGGAAGGGGATGATCAGGTGTCCAACCAGCACGGCAAGATAGTTTCCATTGTTGGATTTGGAGGGTTGGGAAAGACGACTCTTGCTAATGCAGTGTATGAAAAGCTGAAGGAAAAATTCGATTGTTGGGCTTTTGTTTCGGTGTCTCAAACTCCAGACATGAGGAAATTTTTCAAGGGATTGCTCTATGAACTTGGAAAGAATGTCAATGATGAAACATTGGATGAGAGGCAGCTCATCGATCAAGTCAGGAAATTTCTTCAGATGAAAAG GTATTGCATTGTTATTGATGACATATGGAATGTCTCAATTTGGCATATGATTAGATGTGCTTTGCCCGATGATATTTGTGCATATATAATTATCACAACTACCCGTATTTTCAAGGTAGCTGAACAAGTTGGTGGTGCATACAAGATGAGACCCCTCTGTCTTGACAGTTCCAGAAAATTATTGTACAGAAGAATATTTGGCAATGATGAAAAATACAAATGTCCTGATGAGCACCTAGCAGAAGTATCTGATATGATTTTAAAGAAATGTGCTGGTGTACCATTAGTTCTAATTACAATAGCTAGTTTGTTGGCTAATAGAGGAAGAAATAAAATGGAGTGGTATGAGGTGTGCAACTCTATTGGTACTGGACTGGAGTATGGTCTAGATATAGAGAATATGAGAAAGATTTTAGCGTACAGCTATTATGATCTGCCATCCCATCTACGGACTTGCTTACTATATTTAAGTGTGTTTCCAGAAGattatgcagttacaaaatttCGACTGATATGGATGTGGATAGCTGAAGGTTTTGTACAACATGAAGTTCAAGGGAAAGGCCTATATGAAATTGGAGAGTGTTATTTCAATGAGCTCATAAACAAAAGTTTGATCCAACCCGTGTATGACAGGTATGATGCCGTAATAGAGGCATGTCGTGTACATGATATGGTTCTTGATCTTATCCGTTCCATTTCAAGTGAAGAAAATTTTGTTACCATGTTCAACAATGAGCACAGCACATCTCAGGCGAAAAAGGTACGTAGGTTATTGCTTCAGAGCAACATGGTAGATCATGATATTCCTTGGGCTAGTACGAGCATGCAGCAAGTGAGGTCAATTGTTGCCTTTTCACTAACTTATAATCTAATGCTCGCCCTTGGGAGCTTCAGAGTTTTGCGTGTACTGGATTTGGGCAATTGTTATCTTCCACAAGATTGTGATCTTAAGCATCTTGGAAATTTATTTCACTTGAGGTACTTGGGATTAGGAAAGACATCTTGTGCTCAGCTCCCTGATGATGTTGGAAACCTGCGATATCTACAAACATTGGATTTAGTGGGAACTCATTTTGGTAGTTTGCCATCAACTGTTGTTCAGCTAAGAAATTTGAAGTGCCTATGTATTGACCAGCATACTATAGTGCCAAATGGGATTGGAAGACTAACGTCCCTTGAAGACCTCTCAACCTTATACATCTGTGACTCCTCGAATATTACAGAAGAGCTATGCCATCTAACGGAACTCAGGGTGCTAGAAATTACCTTGTTCCCTGGAAGGAACGACACCTTGGGGAACTCTCTGGTGATGTCATTATGCAAGTTGAAAAAAATGCAGAGTCTAACTATCTGGGTCTCTGGTGGTGAATGCAACTTCGATGCATGGGTCGCCCCTCGACATCTCCGTAGCCTACTACTACAATGCTGCTGGTTCTCAAGGCTGCCAGATTGGATGGCTCCATCACTGCTGGACCTCACCATCATACAGATCTCTGTGAGGGAGCTGCATCAGGATGATCTCGAAATTCTCGGGAGGTTGCCAGCTCTCCGTCATCTGTATCTGATGTTGGACCATGAGAATCTCAAAATCTCTCGGAGATTTGTCATTGGTACTTCTTCATTCCCATGCCTCGTAGGATGCAGGTTGTTGGGATTTTTAGGAGCCGTGATGTTCCAGCGAGGTGCTATGATGATGCTTACAAACCTTGCCTTAACGTTCCATGCACGGGAAGTGAGAGAAATTACGAGCAGCGACGGTAGATTCAACTTGGGCTTGGAGAACCTGATGTCACTCCAGGATGTCCTCGTTTACTTCCGATCCAGAGGAGCCAGCGAGATGGAAGTGGAGGAGGCAAAGGCTGCACTAAGTCATGCATTTGAGGTTCATCCCAATCAACTCAACTATGACATATGGGGTTGA